A section of the Methanoculleus taiwanensis genome encodes:
- a CDS encoding Rpp14/Pop5 family protein, producing MRPRPPVMRQKRRYILVRIAPVGVCRDQKQIYLSMIDAATALLGDVVTGLAQPAIIYCDDQFVIVRCRRGSEHEIITALATVISVGDRPAVMRAVAVSGTVHALKRQIRLVRPVSETGECTIGEKYFTVYRYPRQKVDLVEKSIKDQKLLFFTETDLEER from the coding sequence ATGAGGCCGCGGCCGCCGGTGATGCGACAGAAGCGGCGATACATTCTCGTCCGGATCGCTCCCGTTGGAGTCTGCCGGGATCAGAAACAGATCTACCTGTCCATGATCGACGCGGCAACCGCACTCCTCGGTGACGTAGTGACGGGGCTTGCGCAGCCGGCGATCATCTACTGTGACGATCAGTTCGTGATCGTCCGGTGCCGCCGGGGTTCGGAGCACGAGATCATCACCGCCCTCGCCACGGTCATTTCTGTCGGGGATCGCCCCGCCGTTATGAGGGCGGTTGCCGTCTCCGGCACCGTCCATGCACTGAAGCGGCAGATCAGGCTCGTCCGTCCGGTATCGGAGACGGGGGAGTGCACAATCGGGGAAAAATATTTTACCGTGTACCGCTATCCCCGTCAAAAGGTTGATTTGGTTGAAAAAAGTATTAAAGACCAGAAGTTATTGTTTTTCACCGAAACGGATTTGGAGGAGAGATAA
- a CDS encoding RNase P subunit p30 family protein, which translates to MAIEAAELGFDSLVSIDGNYADSDALSVLRGSIISASSVKEVLRQTKRAGEAADLVFVNAGDLAFNRAVVTVREVSVLRNIYKTPKNSFDHVTARSAAEKGVAVDINLYPIVHYRGVGRQKVLHRYADLLMLHRRYGFPLTLSSNARSILDQRSVREMHLLCSLFGMTDEEVRAALGSVSRLLEPERPVKVIE; encoded by the coding sequence ATGGCGATTGAAGCGGCAGAACTCGGGTTTGACAGTCTCGTCTCCATCGACGGGAACTATGCCGACTCGGATGCCCTTTCGGTTCTGCGCGGCAGCATCATCAGTGCATCGTCCGTCAAAGAGGTGCTCAGGCAGACAAAACGGGCAGGGGAGGCGGCCGATCTTGTCTTCGTCAACGCGGGCGACCTCGCCTTTAACCGGGCGGTCGTCACTGTCAGGGAGGTTTCGGTGCTCCGGAACATCTACAAAACGCCTAAGAACTCCTTCGACCATGTGACGGCACGGTCCGCGGCGGAGAAGGGTGTGGCGGTCGACATCAATCTGTACCCGATCGTCCACTACCGGGGCGTCGGAAGGCAGAAGGTGCTCCACCGGTATGCCGACCTCCTGATGCTGCACCGCCGCTATGGCTTTCCGCTGACTCTCTCGAGTAACGCACGGTCGATCCTCGATCAGCGCTCTGTCCGGGAGATGCACCTGCTCTGCTCGCTCTTCGGCATGACCGATGAGGAGGTGCGCGCCGCTCTTGGATCCGTCTCGCGGCTCCTCGAACCGGAACGCCCGGTGAAGGTGATTGAATGA
- a CDS encoding 50S ribosomal protein L15e — MAKSMYAYVREAWKRPDESEVGGLLWERMQVWRREGSIVRVERPTRIDRARTLGYKAKQGIVVARVKVRRGGRRKSRYVRGRRTARMGMRRITPGKSLQRIAEERASRKFPNMEVLNSYWVGQDGRQKWYEVILVDGSHPSIRSDRRLSWITDPVHRGRAERGKTSAGMKGRGMSTRGRGTEKTRPSIRSNANRGK; from the coding sequence ATGGCAAAATCAATGTATGCCTACGTACGTGAGGCATGGAAACGCCCCGATGAGTCCGAGGTCGGCGGCCTCCTCTGGGAGCGGATGCAGGTCTGGCGGCGCGAAGGAAGCATCGTACGCGTTGAGCGTCCCACCCGTATCGACCGTGCACGAACGCTCGGATACAAGGCAAAACAGGGAATCGTCGTTGCACGAGTCAAAGTCCGCCGTGGAGGTCGGAGGAAGTCCCGGTACGTCCGCGGACGCAGAACCGCCCGCATGGGTATGCGCCGGATCACGCCGGGCAAGAGCCTGCAGCGGATTGCCGAAGAGCGTGCATCCCGTAAGTTCCCGAATATGGAGGTCTTAAACTCCTACTGGGTTGGTCAGGACGGACGGCAGAAGTGGTACGAGGTTATCCTCGTCGACGGCAGCCACCCCTCGATCCGGAGCGACAGAAGGCTCTCCTGGATTACAGATCCCGTTCACCGCGGCCGTGCGGAGCGTGGAAAGACCTCCGCAGGTATGAAAGGACGCGGCATGAGCACACGGGGCAGGGGCACGGAGAAGACGCGCCCGAGCATCCGCTCCAATGCAAACCGCGGTAAATAA
- the moaC gene encoding cyclic pyranopterin monophosphate synthase MoaC, which produces MVEFTHIRGDRAHMVDITGKADVTREAIAKGKIYLRPETLTAIREGKALKGNVLATAQVAATLAVKDTSRIIPMCHPIFLGSITVDFEEGDGYIEAIAGVKSYGKTGVEMEALTGVSVALLTIWDMVKSAEKDEDGQYPVTRIEEIRVVEKRKGQ; this is translated from the coding sequence ATGGTTGAGTTTACGCATATCAGGGGTGACCGCGCTCATATGGTCGATATCACCGGAAAGGCGGATGTAACGAGGGAGGCCATCGCGAAGGGCAAGATCTACCTCCGGCCGGAGACGCTTACGGCTATCCGTGAAGGGAAGGCTCTGAAAGGAAACGTGCTCGCGACGGCACAGGTGGCCGCCACCCTTGCGGTGAAAGATACGTCACGGATCATTCCTATGTGCCACCCGATCTTCCTCGGGAGTATCACTGTTGATTTTGAGGAGGGGGACGGGTACATCGAGGCGATTGCCGGAGTAAAATCATACGGGAAGACCGGTGTCGAGATGGAAGCGCTCACCGGGGTCTCCGTCGCCCTCCTGACGATCTGGGACATGGTCAAGTCCGCCGAGAAGGATGAAGACGGGCAGTATCCGGTCACGAGGATCGAAGAGATCCGCGTGGTTGAGAAGAGAAAGGGGCAGTAG
- a CDS encoding NAD(P)H-hydrate dehydratase yields MKSEDLREFCEGGVVGASRMRAIEENAMAFGLSSSRMMESAGRALAGAVLAYRPDNVLILCGKGKNGGDGMVAARYLRSVAEVHVIYLESGEMAPETAAELLLLRHSAVTLHPIRCTPDVLALRRLFERADIIVDALLGTGAGGTLREPLGACVELANGSGVPIVAADLPTPGIRATRICSFHRPKQEGAEIVDIGIPLEAECYVGPGDLTLLPERASSAHKGAGGEVLVVGGGPYQGAPYLAALAALRGGADIVRVASPAFIPMPDLIYERLEGTHITEDHLETIMRLVDRADVVVCGMGLGTESHAVVQVIAENAARAVFDADALRHPLPVADETIYTPHAGEFARMTGGDIPGDLASRARTVRSAAANGTILLKGAVDIISDGTRVRFNRTGTPAMTVGGTGDVLAGLAGALFCTLPAFEAASLAAYVNGRAGTAAAGHRGNGMLATDLVEYIPGELFVRKNYG; encoded by the coding sequence GTGAAATCTGAAGATCTGCGTGAGTTTTGCGAGGGCGGTGTGGTCGGTGCGTCCCGGATGCGGGCGATAGAGGAGAATGCCATGGCGTTCGGTCTCTCCTCCTCCCGGATGATGGAGAGCGCGGGACGGGCGCTTGCCGGGGCAGTGCTTGCATACCGGCCGGATAATGTCCTGATCCTCTGTGGAAAAGGGAAGAACGGGGGCGACGGGATGGTCGCCGCCCGGTATCTCCGGTCGGTCGCCGAGGTGCACGTTATCTACCTGGAATCCGGGGAGATGGCGCCCGAGACTGCTGCAGAACTCCTGCTGCTCCGGCATAGCGCCGTTACCCTGCACCCGATCCGGTGCACGCCGGACGTCCTGGCACTCCGTCGCCTCTTCGAGAGAGCGGATATCATCGTCGATGCACTCCTCGGCACAGGGGCCGGTGGCACGCTTCGTGAACCGCTCGGTGCCTGCGTCGAACTCGCAAACGGGAGCGGTGTACCGATCGTTGCCGCGGATCTCCCCACGCCCGGTATCCGGGCGACGCGGATCTGCTCCTTCCACCGGCCGAAGCAGGAAGGGGCGGAGATTGTGGATATCGGCATTCCGCTCGAGGCGGAGTGCTATGTCGGACCCGGTGACCTGACGCTTCTCCCGGAACGTGCATCGTCGGCTCACAAGGGTGCCGGAGGCGAGGTGCTGGTTGTGGGCGGCGGGCCGTACCAGGGGGCGCCGTACCTCGCCGCTCTCGCCGCTCTCCGGGGTGGAGCCGATATCGTGCGGGTCGCCTCTCCCGCCTTCATCCCGATGCCCGATCTCATCTACGAGCGGCTCGAAGGGACGCATATCACGGAAGATCACCTCGAGACCATCATGAGGCTCGTCGATCGTGCCGATGTGGTCGTCTGCGGGATGGGTCTTGGCACGGAGAGTCACGCCGTCGTCCAGGTGATCGCCGAAAATGCCGCACGGGCGGTCTTTGATGCGGACGCCCTCCGGCACCCTCTGCCGGTGGCGGACGAGACTATCTACACGCCGCATGCCGGGGAGTTTGCACGGATGACGGGGGGCGATATCCCCGGAGATCTCGCTTCCCGTGCCCGCACGGTGCGTTCAGCCGCAGCAAATGGCACCATTCTCCTCAAAGGTGCTGTCGACATCATATCCGACGGCACCCGGGTGCGGTTCAATCGCACCGGGACGCCGGCAATGACCGTCGGCGGGACGGGTGACGTCCTTGCAGGTCTGGCGGGTGCGCTCTTCTGCACGCTTCCGGCATTCGAGGCTGCTTCTCTTGCGGCATACGTCAACGGGCGCGCCGGAACGGCGGCTGCCGGGCACCGGGGCAATGGTATGCTCGCGACCGATCTTGTTGAATATATCCCCGGCGAATTATTCGTAAGGAAGAACTATGGTTGA
- a CDS encoding single-stranded-DNA-specific exonuclease RecJ, with product MGLGDDIRRGAATIRDADEVTIISHIDADGISTESILAQAISREGIPVRSVFVRQLEPMAMRHVPKDASLKLFTDLGAGQQNLLEAHGLTAEEVLIVDHHVSQPCETEYTQVNCLDHGYQKMSAAGLAYMLARELDNGNIDLAKLAVVGNVGDMMAREGCGLVGPAREIALDGAAYGNVVIRRHDLNCYGTSTRPVHVCLGYSDDPYIAGISGSTNAALRFLQKLNVTLKADEGRWLVWEELSFEDKKTIISALTQQLVAHGKETGRLIGEIYLFPDEPERTPLRNASEYATLLNACGRWTQPRIGSSVCRGDRGTAYQDAERMLTNHRAIIRELLQYILDTGVTELTHLQYVHTGDRFPDTIVGIGAGMALSKLDWHKPILIMSVMIDDPEVTKVSARTNEWALSRGVDLQDAMVRASEEVGGAGGGHRIAAGAYIPKEKEQEFINRVNRVLEEQFTSQSSHHC from the coding sequence ATGGGACTCGGCGACGATATCAGGAGAGGCGCAGCGACCATACGCGATGCGGATGAGGTGACGATAATCTCCCATATCGACGCCGACGGTATCAGTACCGAATCGATTCTTGCACAGGCGATCTCACGGGAGGGTATCCCCGTCAGATCCGTCTTCGTCCGCCAGCTCGAGCCGATGGCGATGCGGCACGTTCCGAAGGATGCGTCGCTCAAGTTATTCACCGATCTCGGAGCAGGTCAGCAGAACCTCCTCGAAGCGCACGGCCTTACTGCCGAAGAGGTGCTGATCGTCGACCACCACGTCAGCCAGCCCTGCGAGACGGAGTATACGCAGGTCAACTGCCTCGACCACGGGTACCAGAAGATGAGCGCCGCCGGGCTTGCATACATGCTCGCCAGGGAACTCGACAACGGCAACATCGACCTTGCCAAACTCGCCGTGGTGGGAAATGTCGGGGATATGATGGCCAGGGAGGGGTGCGGCCTCGTCGGACCCGCACGCGAGATCGCGCTCGACGGGGCGGCCTATGGCAACGTCGTTATCCGGAGACATGATCTCAACTGTTACGGCACCTCGACCCGTCCCGTCCACGTCTGTCTCGGCTACAGCGACGACCCCTACATCGCCGGGATCAGCGGCAGCACCAACGCCGCCCTTCGCTTTCTCCAGAAGCTGAACGTAACGCTAAAGGCGGACGAAGGGCGCTGGCTCGTCTGGGAGGAACTCTCCTTCGAGGACAAGAAGACGATCATCAGTGCGCTGACCCAGCAGCTCGTTGCCCACGGGAAAGAGACCGGTCGGCTCATCGGAGAGATCTACCTCTTCCCCGACGAACCGGAGCGGACGCCGCTGCGGAACGCCTCCGAGTATGCCACCCTCTTAAATGCCTGCGGCCGCTGGACGCAGCCACGGATCGGCAGCAGCGTCTGCCGGGGAGACCGCGGCACCGCCTACCAGGACGCAGAGAGGATGCTCACCAATCACCGTGCCATCATACGGGAACTTCTCCAGTACATCCTCGATACGGGCGTTACGGAACTCACGCACCTTCAGTATGTCCATACCGGCGATCGGTTCCCCGACACGATCGTCGGGATAGGAGCGGGCATGGCCCTCTCGAAACTCGACTGGCATAAGCCCATCCTGATCATGAGCGTCATGATCGACGATCCCGAAGTGACCAAAGTATCCGCACGGACGAACGAGTGGGCGCTCTCCCGGGGCGTCGACCTCCAGGATGCGATGGTGCGGGCGTCGGAGGAGGTCGGCGGTGCCGGCGGAGGGCACCGGATAGCGGCAGGTGCGTATATACCAAAAGAGAAGGAACAGGAGTTTATCAATCGTGTCAATCGAGTGCTCGAAGAACAGTTTACTTCGCAGAGTTCGCACCATTGCTGA
- a CDS encoding PUA domain-containing protein yields the protein MSIECSKNSLLRRVRTIADFQFGNGAGAAVFPDECEFQLSTTGRIRQILLGKTRLATVRAQDGRLTLGYAGASRLMPACRAPAYRVTIREDVTPFVAAGKNAMAKHIVGADPGIRAGDEVLVVGDGDTLVATGVALLGGAEMLAFNYGVAVKVRQGRDFECFQT from the coding sequence GTGTCAATCGAGTGCTCGAAGAACAGTTTACTTCGCAGAGTTCGCACCATTGCTGATTTTCAGTTCGGCAACGGTGCAGGTGCAGCCGTCTTTCCCGACGAGTGTGAGTTTCAGCTCTCCACCACAGGGAGGATCCGCCAGATACTCCTCGGCAAAACCCGCCTTGCTACCGTCCGTGCACAGGACGGAAGGCTGACCCTCGGGTATGCCGGAGCATCGCGCCTCATGCCCGCATGCCGGGCACCTGCATACCGCGTGACGATCCGGGAGGATGTAACGCCTTTTGTCGCGGCAGGAAAGAACGCGATGGCAAAGCACATCGTCGGGGCAGATCCCGGCATCCGGGCGGGAGATGAAGTACTCGTCGTCGGAGACGGCGATACGCTCGTTGCCACCGGTGTCGCCCTCCTCGGCGGGGCGGAGATGCTGGCATTTAATTATGGTGTAGCGGTAAAAGTACGACAGGGAAGGGATTTCGAATGTTTCCAAACATAA
- a CDS encoding nascent polypeptide-associated complex protein → MFPNINPKKMKQMMKQMGMEMEQIEDVEKVVIYTPNGNYVFDNAEVVATKMQGVTTYQLTGDARFEEAAPEIPAEDVALVASQTGVTEEAARAALTETRGDIAEAILKLAQQ, encoded by the coding sequence ATGTTTCCAAACATAAATCCAAAGAAAATGAAGCAGATGATGAAGCAGATGGGCATGGAGATGGAGCAGATAGAGGACGTCGAGAAGGTCGTCATCTATACTCCAAACGGCAACTACGTCTTCGACAACGCCGAAGTGGTGGCGACGAAGATGCAGGGTGTGACCACCTATCAGCTCACCGGCGACGCACGGTTCGAAGAGGCCGCGCCGGAGATTCCTGCCGAAGACGTAGCTCTCGTCGCCTCCCAGACGGGCGTCACCGAGGAGGCTGCACGCGCCGCGCTCACCGAGACCAGGGGCGATATCGCCGAAGCCATTCTGAAACTTGCGCAGCAATGA
- a CDS encoding tRNA (adenine-N1)-methyltransferase — translation MIEEGERLLLVGEKREYYVKAGAGELGTDLGTLDLSTLVGASPGDVIRTHKDVAFTILRPRPTDFFTHARRSGAPMLPKDIGMVIAYTGMNRRDEVLDAGTGSGIAAIYFGNIARKVVTCEVRPEFAALARKNVESAGLENVEVRACDVLEAGGQYDVVHLDMGLSAAHVEHAYTLLKPGGYLASYTPFLEHTFIVLDAAQSLFRDVHAYECMERELVRSGRGTRPSTRVGHSGYITVARK, via the coding sequence ATGATCGAGGAAGGCGAACGCCTCCTCCTTGTCGGGGAGAAGCGGGAGTATTATGTAAAGGCAGGGGCTGGAGAACTCGGCACGGACCTCGGGACGCTGGATCTCTCGACACTCGTCGGTGCGTCACCCGGCGACGTCATCAGAACGCACAAGGATGTGGCATTTACCATCCTCCGCCCGCGGCCGACGGACTTTTTCACCCATGCCAGGAGGAGCGGTGCGCCGATGCTCCCGAAAGATATCGGCATGGTGATCGCCTATACCGGCATGAACCGCCGGGACGAGGTGCTCGATGCAGGAACAGGGAGCGGCATTGCAGCCATATACTTCGGGAACATCGCCCGCAAGGTGGTCACCTGCGAAGTGCGGCCTGAGTTCGCAGCGCTTGCAAGAAAGAACGTCGAAAGCGCCGGTCTTGAAAACGTCGAGGTGCGCGCCTGCGACGTCTTAGAGGCAGGCGGCCAGTACGATGTCGTCCATCTCGATATGGGTCTTTCGGCGGCGCACGTCGAGCACGCGTACACCCTGCTCAAACCGGGCGGCTACCTCGCGAGTTACACGCCGTTCCTCGAACATACGTTCATCGTCCTCGATGCGGCACAGTCCCTCTTCCGGGACGTGCACGCCTACGAGTGCATGGAGCGGGAACTCGTCCGCTCAGGGCGGGGGACGCGGCCGTCCACCAGGGTCGGCCACAGCGGATACATCACAGTCGCCCGAAAATAG
- the pyrB gene encoding aspartate carbamoyltransferase, protein MTNHIISIRDYTRRDIDYLLERAGEFDTRTYDRHALEEKLLALLFFEPSTRTRMSFETAMARLGGKSISVDSVEASSIVKGETLADTIRVVSGYADAIVLRHPKEGAARLASEFATVPVINAGDGAGQHPSQTLLDLYTIRQSMPIDGINVGMLGDLRYGRTAHSLAYALSLYGATIHTIAPGGLELPANILHELRERGMEVIQHDDVSDIVAELDVLYVTRIQRERFPDSASYYNVASSYRITPDLLEDVQEHLMVLHPLPRAGEIDSGVDGLPYARYFEQSRNGVPVRMALLHEVMK, encoded by the coding sequence ATGACGAACCATATCATCTCGATCAGAGATTATACACGGAGGGATATCGACTATCTGCTTGAGAGGGCAGGCGAGTTCGATACCCGCACATACGACCGGCACGCTCTCGAAGAGAAGCTGCTCGCCCTCCTTTTCTTTGAGCCCAGTACGCGTACCAGGATGTCGTTCGAGACGGCCATGGCACGGCTCGGCGGCAAGTCGATCAGCGTCGACAGTGTCGAAGCAAGTTCCATCGTGAAGGGAGAGACACTTGCCGATACCATTCGGGTGGTGAGCGGCTATGCCGACGCCATCGTCCTCCGGCACCCGAAAGAGGGAGCGGCCAGGCTCGCGAGCGAGTTTGCAACCGTTCCGGTCATCAACGCCGGCGATGGTGCAGGCCAGCACCCGTCCCAGACCCTCCTCGACCTCTACACGATACGCCAGTCGATGCCGATCGACGGGATAAACGTCGGGATGCTCGGCGACCTCCGCTACGGCAGGACGGCGCACTCACTCGCCTACGCCCTCTCCCTCTACGGGGCGACCATACATACCATCGCGCCGGGAGGACTCGAACTCCCGGCGAATATCCTCCACGAACTGCGCGAGCGGGGGATGGAGGTCATCCAACACGACGATGTCAGCGATATCGTCGCAGAACTCGACGTTCTCTACGTCACCCGCATCCAGCGGGAGCGCTTCCCCGATTCAGCATCGTACTACAACGTTGCATCGAGTTACCGGATCACGCCGGATCTCCTTGAGGACGTGCAGGAGCATCTGATGGTACTGCATCCGCTGCCGCGGGCGGGCGAGATCGATTCCGGGGTGGACGGCCTTCCATATGCACGTTACTTCGAACAGTCACGAAACGGGGTGCCGGTCAGAATGGCACTCCTCCACGAGGTGATGAAATGA
- the pyrI gene encoding aspartate carbamoyltransferase regulatory subunit has protein sequence MNDEASPVKGLLISPIRSGTVIDHITAGEALNVLKILGITGSTTESLSVATNVASHRMEKKDIVKIENRELRKEEVDRIALIAPQAKINIIREYLVVEKKGVEIPKILRGVVRCPNPGCITNTNEPVESTFEVLEKGLHCLYCDWWIKTDIAGHII, from the coding sequence ATGAACGACGAAGCGAGTCCCGTGAAAGGCCTGCTCATCAGCCCCATCCGGAGCGGCACCGTGATCGACCATATCACTGCAGGCGAGGCGCTCAATGTGCTGAAGATCCTCGGGATCACGGGGTCGACGACGGAGTCGCTGAGCGTCGCGACCAACGTGGCAAGCCACCGGATGGAGAAGAAAGATATCGTCAAAATCGAGAACCGCGAGCTTCGTAAAGAGGAGGTCGACCGGATCGCTCTGATCGCTCCGCAGGCGAAGATCAACATCATCCGGGAGTATCTGGTCGTCGAGAAGAAAGGCGTCGAGATCCCGAAGATCCTCCGGGGTGTCGTCCGCTGCCCGAACCCCGGTTGTATCACCAACACGAACGAGCCGGTGGAGAGCACTTTTGAGGTGCTCGAAAAAGGCCTGCACTGCCTCTACTGCGACTGGTGGATCAAGACCGATATCGCAGGCCACATCATCTGA
- a CDS encoding phosphopantetheine adenylyltransferase yields MRVMVGGTFDPLHAGHRKLLTRSFQVAGQDGLVTIGITTDEFAGSKIHPVRPFEERRRDVEEFIRENDFAAGWMIEPLSDRYGSALEADFDALVVSEETFPVAVEINELRRNRGRKKVDIHEISCVLAEDGRRISSTRIYRGEIDSCGQLVR; encoded by the coding sequence ATGAGAGTGATGGTCGGAGGGACGTTCGATCCCCTGCACGCCGGGCACCGTAAGCTGCTCACCCGTTCATTCCAGGTTGCAGGGCAGGACGGCCTTGTGACGATCGGTATAACGACCGACGAGTTTGCAGGAAGCAAGATCCATCCCGTCCGGCCGTTCGAGGAACGGAGACGTGACGTCGAGGAGTTCATCCGGGAGAACGATTTTGCGGCCGGATGGATGATCGAGCCGCTCTCCGACCGCTACGGCTCTGCACTCGAGGCGGATTTCGACGCTCTCGTCGTCTCGGAGGAGACGTTCCCCGTCGCCGTCGAGATAAACGAACTCCGTAGGAACCGGGGGCGAAAAAAGGTGGATATTCACGAGATCAGCTGCGTGCTCGCCGAAGACGGTAGAAGGATCTCGAGCACGCGGATCTACCGGGGCGAGATCGACTCGTGCGGTCAGCTCGTCAGATGA
- a CDS encoding gamma carbonic anhydrase family protein, with protein sequence MESGIVAGSRVFIAENATVIGDVTLGDDANVWFGAVVRADKDRIAIGAESNIQDNAVVHTTTGYPVTIGSQVSVGHGAILHGCTIRDRVLVGMGAIVLNGALVGEGSVIGAGAVITEGKEIPPGSLVLGVPGKVVKETTDEQRQGIVANARSYVDLAGRYRHG encoded by the coding sequence ATGGAGAGCGGCATTGTTGCAGGTTCACGGGTCTTCATCGCCGAGAATGCAACGGTCATCGGAGACGTCACGCTCGGCGACGATGCGAACGTCTGGTTCGGTGCAGTCGTCCGTGCCGATAAAGACCGTATCGCCATCGGGGCGGAGTCGAATATTCAGGATAACGCCGTCGTCCACACGACGACCGGATACCCGGTCACCATCGGCTCGCAGGTCTCGGTCGGCCACGGCGCCATCCTGCACGGCTGCACGATCCGGGATCGCGTCCTCGTCGGGATGGGGGCGATTGTGCTGAACGGTGCGCTTGTCGGTGAAGGCTCCGTCATCGGCGCCGGGGCGGTCATCACCGAGGGCAAGGAGATCCCCCCCGGATCCCTCGTCCTCGGCGTCCCGGGTAAAGTGGTGAAGGAGACGACCGACGAGCAGCGGCAGGGCATCGTCGCGAATGCGCGATCGTATGTCGACCTTGCAGGGAGGTACCGGCATGGCTGA
- a CDS encoding CoB--CoM heterodisulfide reductase iron-sulfur subunit A family protein yields the protein MAEIAVIGAGVAGIQAALDLADHNIRVHLIEREPTIGGHMAQLDKTFPTNDCSMCILSPKMVDVARHPNITIHTCAEVESVVGEVGRFTVTIRKHPRYVDEAECNGCGDCVRVCPVEVYNRFDAGIGVRKAIYKPHPQAVPDIVIKDNEHCIECGLCYDVCGREAVLREDTEKTIEIGVASIVVATGYATFDARKKEQLRYLSGPDVITSLEFERMINASGPTGGKLKKLSDGTAPGSIAFVQCVGSRDISVDRPYCSGVCCMYAMKNAMLVKEKHPAMDVRIFYNDIRAYGKGYEEYYNRAQQMGILFVRGFPGEVVVGDGNMLLQAENTETGEVERFSPDLVVLSVGIEPAAGADEIAEKLGISRAETGFFAAEDEKTAPVRTIRPGIYIAGTAAAPRDIPDSVAMGGAAAMRAYLDALRAD from the coding sequence ATGGCTGAGATAGCGGTTATCGGGGCGGGCGTCGCAGGCATCCAGGCGGCTCTCGACCTTGCGGATCACAATATCCGTGTCCACCTGATCGAGCGCGAACCGACGATCGGCGGCCACATGGCTCAGCTCGACAAGACCTTTCCGACGAACGACTGCTCAATGTGCATCCTCTCGCCAAAGATGGTGGACGTTGCACGCCACCCGAATATCACCATTCACACCTGTGCCGAAGTCGAATCGGTCGTGGGAGAAGTGGGGCGGTTCACGGTCACGATCCGCAAGCACCCCCGCTACGTCGACGAGGCGGAGTGCAACGGCTGCGGAGATTGCGTCCGGGTCTGCCCCGTGGAGGTCTACAACCGGTTCGATGCAGGGATAGGCGTCCGGAAAGCCATCTATAAGCCCCACCCCCAGGCAGTCCCCGACATCGTCATCAAGGATAACGAGCACTGCATCGAATGCGGACTCTGTTACGATGTCTGCGGGCGAGAAGCGGTGCTCCGCGAGGATACGGAGAAGACGATCGAGATCGGCGTCGCCTCGATAGTAGTAGCGACGGGATATGCAACCTTCGACGCCCGGAAGAAAGAGCAACTGCGCTACCTCTCAGGCCCGGACGTCATCACGAGCCTTGAGTTCGAGCGGATGATCAATGCAAGCGGCCCGACGGGAGGAAAACTCAAGAAACTCTCCGACGGGACGGCGCCCGGAAGCATCGCATTCGTGCAGTGCGTCGGGTCACGCGACATCTCGGTCGACCGCCCGTACTGCTCGGGCGTCTGCTGCATGTATGCCATGAAGAACGCAATGCTCGTCAAAGAGAAGCATCCTGCAATGGATGTCCGGATATTCTACAACGATATCCGCGCATATGGAAAGGGGTACGAGGAGTACTACAACCGTGCGCAGCAGATGGGCATCCTGTTCGTCCGCGGATTCCCGGGGGAGGTGGTCGTGGGCGACGGAAACATGCTCCTCCAGGCCGAGAATACCGAGACCGGCGAGGTTGAGCGGTTCTCCCCCGATCTCGTCGTGCTCTCGGTTGGCATCGAACCCGCTGCCGGTGCGGACGAGATCGCGGAGAAACTCGGCATATCCCGGGCAGAAACCGGATTTTTCGCCGCTGAAGACGAGAAGACCGCTCCCGTCAGAACCATCAGGCCGGGCATCTACATCGCCGGGACGGCTGCGGCACCCCGCGACATTCCCGACTCCGTGGCGATGGGCGGTGCGGCGGCGATGCGGGCATACCTCGACGCGCTCCGGGCGGACTGA